GCTATGTAGCTACTATAAACTTTGCATGATATATCTTTGGTCTTTTCTGGGAATGATTCAGAGAACCAATCTTGTATCACGAGGGCAGAGTTTCGGAATTTGTCTTGTACCAACATCTTCGTGATGTATGTTGTTGCTAtggtttaaatccaaattcATGATGCATTCTgcataagttcggtgctgttgtcaAGACAACAAATACCTAGCAGAGCAGTGACTGTTGGACTAAGTGCTGAAATTAAGTTGGTATCATGAATGCTTTGTTGAATGGTATGCAAGTTATAGAAGAATATTCCTTCTTTGTACGGGTATGTTTAGGGCTCAAAGTATTTATACCAGTAGGTGGTGAGTATATTAAATCTAGGTGCAGTTGCCGATTCAACAGACCACCATCCTATCTGCGTGATTATAAACAAAAGTGATGTTTTGCATCtcagaagttaagcaacggcATAGCAATAGTCAAAGTAGCAAGTACTTGGACAAAGTGCTTGTATATGGACCACCAaaattatgtacaaaaattgtcagTTTTTACTTTGTCAATGAAAAAGATCACCTTGAAATGAGCCCCTCAGGGCAGCTGTTCACATAAGGTATTTCGCTatcattttattgttaaaaagtaACACGTGGCGTGAAAAGAAAGAATGGTGAGTCGTCAAAAAAAGCTCACCCTGGCAATGAAAAGGACCATCTTGAAATCAGGCCTTCATGGCAGTTGTTCACAGAAGGCACTCCGTCATCCTGTTAGTGTTAAGAAGTAACTTTAGGTGGCTGCAATTGAAAGCCTTATAATGTGATGAGAGCGTTCACCATTCATTGAGAATGCTATTCAAGCTAATCCCCTGAGTGTTTTTTGCCCAACTTTATTTTAGATATCCCGTTGAAAGAGCTTCATTACTGAGGCATATTGCTATGAATTAGTATTCAACGAATGCATCTTCATTGGTCGGTGTATGTATCGCGGTTGTTACGATACGCAGCGACACTTCTTTAACAAAGGTATAAGATACATCTAGTATTGAGAAAAAGAGTTAAAACTTAGAATTTTAGAGACAGAACTCTAAACTGAATGCTATGTGTAAGTAACTCAGAGAGGTGTTGAATGGTCTATGAACCAGGTTATAAAATTGAGCTCTTCATATGTCTCAAAGATGTGttataaatggaaattttgaaatatccTTTTAGGTTATTTGATTTTCTATGAACTTAGACTAAACGTGATCTGCGTGCGAGCATTTGTAGCTAGTGTTGTAACTAGTCAGTTAAATACATTCAGTTGAGTTATACGTTGTAAAGTTAAACCTTAATTTGTTGTTAACTTAGTTTTaactttcatttaattttttttttaatttagaaagaaaaaataagtttaaaatattaaaaatttaccataaCAATTGCTAATTATGTCACTATTcagtatttgaataaaaaaaaaaacaaaaaaatggcaaaactATAAAACAGCTGACATTAAGTAACAGAAAcccaatttcaaacaaaaaaaatctttcacttGTTTCGTTACAAAAATTTGTAACACAAAGCAGAACTAAAGGGCATAAGAAATTGTAAAACtattcaaaaatttctattattttaaggtaaaaatattttgcatagaaaaataactgaaatagtAACTAAACTCAATGAAAGTATAAATtcctaataaataaataaaaaaacaaataataatagacAAACTTAATTTGGTTACGCCAacacacaaattttttttttactttaagtaGCCCACCCTAATAAACAAGAAAGAAATTCCATAATTAGCAGCTTCCCATGACCACTAAAAGGCATTAGCATTTGAGGGTCAAGaacgaatgaaaaaaataacacacagaaaatatactttcttgtttaatataaaagaaaaatagaaaagacAAATCATAATTTGTTAAccaaataaaattaagcatcccaacaataatatatatggttgttggaaaaaaaattaccgAGATTAATAAACCCCCAACaccaagagaaaaaaaacatgtaaaaaaagaATGAATTAAAGAAATCGAACATTGAACTCCCCGGTAGCTGTATGAATCTTGTGTTTTTGCTTAATTTACTCTCTAAGTCTTAATAACCCATTCTTCATTCTTTCAAGTGAAGAAGTTGgcgatgacgatgatgatataTTTCCGTGGTCTATGTACTTAAATCTCTTACTCCTACAGaaactaatgaaattttaacCAACAAATCGAATCATTTTCAAATTACtaattcttgtttttattttgttaattttgtctgatttttttgttgttcttctttAGCTgtcttcatcatcattatcaccttttttaagttttcatctGTTCTTGTTAAAGCTTAATGTTTTCAATAAGAATTATACTTTTCCAAAACTCATTGATCACTCACCTTTGGTTCGCGCATATTATCATTTTGCAAaatagttgtagttgttgtgctGGTATGATGTGTTGTTTGTGTGCCTACACCAATACTTTtactgttgttcttgttgttgttgctacccACACCATTACCACTATTATACTCTCGATATCTGGAACGCATTTCCTCCTCTTTAACCATATACTTGTCTTTATCTTTTGACTTAATGGTCTGTTGTGTGCCTGCACTACTGCTGGTGCTACTGCTCATACTTTTTCTCTCCACATCCTTTTTATCGTTTGCTACAACAGTACCTGCCCCAAATAGTTGTTTCACTTTTTCAAAACCTCCCAATTTCTTATTACGTTTCAATGTTGCACTATCTTCTGGACGACTATGGGCAGCGGTTTGTGAATGTTGATCACGTCGTCGTAGAGTGGCGGATGTACTGCTTGTTGTTGTCGTTGGATATTTATCTAAATGTGGATCAAAGTGAGAGCCGTCATCTATGGAACGTTCACGATAGATATAATTCTCTTTGCGCTTACCACAACGTTGATGCTCGCAATGTCGTCGTTCTTTCTTGAGGAAATTCTCACAGCTCTTGATGTCATCGGCTATGGTGCGCTTGCGCCATTTGCTGCGGgtgaaataagaaaaacaattagTTGTTGGCAGACTATAGagtgtagactaggctatagataagagtaaatactagactaaagactgaattatagattggactatagactagattatagattcgactatagactatactatagattagattaagatttatactagattatagactaggcaagACTACACACTATATTATATAGACTatcgactatggactagactatagactagactatggactagactatagactagactatagactagactatagaatagactatagactagactatagactagactatagactagactatagactagactatagactagactatagactaaactatagactagactatagactaaactatagactagactatagactagactatagactagactatagactagacaatagactagtctatagactaaactatagactcgactatagactacactatagactagactatagtctatagactatactatagactagactatagactagactatagactagactatagactaaacaagactttagactagactaaactttaggcatgactatatactagactaaagactagactatagactagactacagactatactatagactagactatagactagacaagactttagactagactaaactttaggcatgactatagactagatcaaaGTTTACAATTTTACATTTCTTTCTTAGTAGGAtgtaattgttttcaaaattcttacCTCGTGACTATATCTCCATTAAAGGACTCCTTGCGGAAATCATTCTCAATACCCGAGTCGCCCTTATCAAAACTGCGTTGCTGCAACTTATCACGCTTTAAACTGCTATGCCAACGATCTTCACTGCTCTGGCGTGCCGTAAGACCTCTTTCCAAATTCTCATAACGTTTCATATTTTCCGGTGATGAACGATACTGATCCGTACTGGTAAACTGAGATTCCAATGACTTCGGCTCATAATCTGTCAATACATGACGCTCCATTAAAGGGGAAGCTTCACGTATGGGTTTGCCCGTAAATGAGTCAAGACGTTCACGGTGTCGCGACTCGCGTACATGTGGTTTGCCTTCATTATCAAATTGAGTTTCACGTTCATACACCTCCTTAACACCGTGACCATGACCATCATCATAATATTTGGTATGTTTATAGCGAGAAGTTTTCTCTGTCTTGGGGAGAGTAGAAGTGGAAATTTGTGTTAGAGAAGGGGCAATAATATCCAAATGGGATCTTTCGGGAGagtatttattaagaatttcaGTTGCTTCGGGTTTGTGAAAACGTGGTTCATAGGAATCACGTACTATTTCCCTTTCCGGACTGAGGTAGCGACGGCGATGATAAGCTGTATTATCTGGTTCATCTTCCAGTACACGTTCATGAGAATTTTCCCTCGATGGATAATAACCATTTCTCTCTAGAGTATTATTGTCACCATATTTACGTGTTAAAATTCTAGATTCCAAACGAGCTCGACGATAACCCATATCATCGTTATTAATGGGTATTTCACGAGCTGGAGACATATATCTTTCGGTTGTATGAAAACCATTTTCTCTAGGAGGAGTTATGCTTCTGATTTTGGGTACTATGGGTGGTTCTGCAGGTGATTTGCTGCGTTTATTTTGTAGCTCTTCTTCATAATATTTGCGTGTTTCTAGGCCTAAGCCTTCATCTTCATCGCTGAGATTACGGGGTGACAATTGTTGCCAGGGTGAGGGCGAGAAAGAGCCACCTATATGTATGGTGGTGGTACCATTTGCGGTATTGTAATTGGGAGAGTATTGATTTCTACCTGTGGCATGACTAGCTATAAAATCAGTTTGATCTTCTGATCTACGATGGTGgttattatgtaaaatttctctTTCGGGTGTAAAAATATCTCTCGAAGCCGAACGATAGTCGCGGGCTGGAGAACGATACTCTCTTACCGGTGATACTCTTTGTGTATAATCTCTTCTGGTCAGTGTAGAGCGTTGAGGTACAATATCATCTTGCAATTCTAATTGGGCATAGGTAATGCCCTCATTGGGTCGTATATAGGAGAAGGCGGGACCCATTATAGTGGGTGGTGGTGAAAATCTCTCCATAGACAAACGTTTCACCATGCCGTTGACAGTTTGCCCCTTGGTAAGGGGCAACTTTTGGGCTGGCAACTGGGAACTGTGCATGTTTTCTTGTGACTTAGCTTGTAgggttaaaattttctcttttatattctCCGATATGGGGTTGCGTACAACGTTACCATCTAGCTCTGTCTGCGAACGACTACGAGCTATTAGTTCTTTAAGGCCACTTTCATGTTTTTCTCTATCCGTTATAGCATCAGATTTGCGACGTTCACGATTGAATTGTTCTTCGAAACAGTCTTCTCTAGAATCGTTTTCTATAATGGGACTAAGTTGTGTGTGTTGTAGTTGACGGTTAGAACCCGAACTGCTAGCAGTTGCTGGTGCAGGTTTGGAATCTTTTAAGACTTTCTTTAGTTTATAAGAAGAAGAACCCACATCACTTTTACTTCTTACCAAACGTCTACCACCGCTATCTTCAAAACGAGGATCACGATCAACGGCCTGATTAAGATTACTGTCACTTTTGCGactgaaaatactaaaaattgatGGTCTTTTGGTGGGTTTCTTGGCAGCAGCGTCGCTATTGCTACGACTTACTGGCTTGGAAGTGGTAGCTTTCTTCTTTCTTAAGGGTAACGAATGAAATTTTTTGGGGTTGGTGTCTCCACTACGTTTAGTTTTCACTCTAAATGTGGGTATATTTTCACCATTCTCTGCTATGCTCTTGTGACGCTTGGCCTGGGCAAGTACTAATGCGGCTTCTTTTTGTATGCTTTCGGTTGATAGATCGGCTGGTAGCTGATGATACGGCTGTGTATGTTGGGGTGGCTGTAGATTTGTAGTTTCGTAATTCGTTAGATCATTGGA
The window above is part of the Lucilia cuprina isolate Lc7/37 chromosome 6, ASM2204524v1, whole genome shotgun sequence genome. Proteins encoded here:
- the LOC111683229 gene encoding uncharacterized protein LOC111683229 isoform X3, with protein sequence MHSSQLPAQKLPLTKGQTVNGMVKRLSMERFSPPPTIMGPAFSYIRPNEGITYAQLELQDDIVPQRSTLTRRDYTQRVSPVREYRSPARDYRSASRDIFTPEREILHNNHHRRSEDQTDFIASHATGRNQYSPNYNTANGTTTIHIGGSFSPSPWQQLSPRNLSDEDEGLGLETRKYYEEELQNKRSKSPAEPPIVPKIRSITPPRENGFHTTERYMSPAREIPINNDDMGYRRARLESRILTRKYGDNNTLERNGYYPSRENSHERVLEDEPDNTAYHRRRYLSPEREIVRDSYEPRFHKPEATEILNKYSPERSHLDIIAPSLTQISTSTLPKTEKTSRYKHTKYYDDGHGHGVKEVYERETQFDNEGKPHVRESRHRERLDSFTGKPIREASPLMERHVLTDYEPKSLESQFTSTDQYRSSPENMKRYENLERGLTARQSSEDRWHSSLKRDKLQQRSFDKGDSGIENDFRKESFNGDIVTSKWRKRTIADDIKSCENFLKKERRHCEHQRCDKYPTTTTSSTSATLRRRDQHSQTAAHSRPEDSATLKRNKKLGGFEKVKQLFGAGTVVANDKKDVERKSMSSSTSSSAGTQQTIKSKDKDKYMVKEEEMRSRYREYNSGNGVGSNNNKNNSKSIGVGTQTTHHTSTTTTTILQNDNMREPKAIDISMRRRLSTPKASPLLLKRTSSDKNRKESPLAKPEKTSWFKSLDRRAKSKSKEKLNTPTTAETSSLKRTKNSKHSTAQPQQPTKNLRFFGDTDLDSNPPTISKGTTNNKSRPLLNAALTRSQKYSQSAYNLDRIRGDSPQRQDYRHTLAGGTKTTTVSSSSRHKSTSMHNLDNQGNDEIDFRKRRHYSRSRELDDISESGSETEDQQKRPNGGLMASRTLSRDRLDRTQRYDENTYRRSNDRPTSSTPNGGDTSSGTQHQPRRTQPYLMGPPKPARSAERRAMSYSRERDRFPAESSGTEGESSLHSQRSVVYLHATTVGAIPQPYHLRRRSISRDDLRSNKTQSKTQPIQPMTRTVSRSVSMLAPWKPKLISEGYEINYSQEQNKTMSTLPRKPLQNANSSSTMTRPNKKSEPLHSRSRRHDYSKDDQSSLRNSSTTSASKSALSTNTRRKH
- the LOC111683229 gene encoding uncharacterized protein LOC111683229 isoform X1 → MHSSQLPAQKLPLTKGQTVNGMVKRLSMERFSPPPTIMGPAFSYIRPNEGITYAQLELQDDIVPQRSTLTRRDYTQRVSPVREYRSPARDYRSASRDIFTPEREILHNNHHRRSEDQTDFIASHATGRNQYSPNYNTANGTTTIHIGGSFSPSPWQQLSPRNLSDEDEGLGLETRKYYEEELQNKRSKSPAEPPIVPKIRSITPPRENGFHTTERYMSPAREIPINNDDMGYRRARLESRILTRKYGDNNTLERNGYYPSRENSHERVLEDEPDNTAYHRRRYLSPEREIVRDSYEPRFHKPEATEILNKYSPERSHLDIIAPSLTQISTSTLPKTEKTSRYKHTKYYDDGHGHGVKEVYERETQFDNEGKPHVRESRHRERLDSFTGKPIREASPLMERHVLTDYEPKSLESQFTSTDQYRSSPENMKRYENLERGLTARQSSEDRWHSSLKRDKLQQRSFDKGDSGIENDFRKESFNGDIVTRWRKRTIADDIKSCENFLKKERRHCEHQRCGKRKENYIYRERSIDDGSHFDPHLDKYPTTTTSSTSATLRRRDQHSQTAAHSRPEDSATLKRNKKLGGFEKVKQLFGAGTVVANDKKDVERKSMSSSTSSSAGTQQTIKSKDKDKYMVKEEEMRSRYREYNSGNGVGSNNNKNNSKSIGVGTQTTHHTSTTTTTILQNDNMREPKAIDISMRRRLSTPKASPLLLKRTSSDKNRKESPLAKPEKTSWFKSLDRRAKSKSKEKLNTPTTAETSSLKRTKNSKHSTAQPQQPTKNLRFFGDTDLDSNPPTISKGTTNNKSRPLLNAALTRSQKYSQSAYNLDRIRGDSPQRQDYRHTLAGGTKTTTVSSSSRHKSTSMHNLDNQGNDEIDFRKRRHYSRSRELDDISESGSETEDQQKRPNGGLMASRTLSRDRLDRTQRYDENTYRRSNDRPTSSTPNGGDTSSGTQHQPRRTQPYLMGPPKPARSAERRAMSYSRERDRFPAESSGTEGESSLHSQRSVVYLHATTVGAIPQPYHLRRRSISRDDLRSNKTQSKTQPIQPMTRTVSRSVSMLAPWKPKLISEGYEINYSQEQNKTMSTLPRKPLQNANSSSTMTRPNKKSEPLHSRSRRHDYSKDDQSSLRNSSTTSASKSALSTNTRRKH
- the LOC111683229 gene encoding uncharacterized protein LOC111683229 isoform X2 — encoded protein: MHSSQLPAQKLPLTKGQTVNGMVKRLSMERFSPPPTIMGPAFSYIRPNEGITYAQLELQDDIVPQRSTLTRRDYTQRVSPVREYRSPARDYRSASRDIFTPEREILHNNHHRRSEDQTDFIASHATGRNQYSPNYNTANGTTTIHIGGSFSPSPWQQLSPRNLSDEDEGLGLETRKYYEEELQNKRSKSPAEPPIVPKIRSITPPRENGFHTTERYMSPAREIPINNDDMGYRRARLESRILTRKYGDNNTLERNGYYPSRENSHERVLEDEPDNTAYHRRRYLSPEREIVRDSYEPRFHKPEATEILNKYSPERSHLDIIAPSLTQISTSTLPKTEKTSRYKHTKYYDDGHGHGVKEVYERETQFDNEGKPHVRESRHRERLDSFTGKPIREASPLMERHVLTDYEPKSLESQFTSTDQYRSSPENMKRYENLERGLTARQSSEDRWHSSLKRDKLQQRSFDKGDSGIENDFRKESFNGDIVTSKWRKRTIADDIKSCENFLKKERRHCEHQRCGKRKENYIYRERSIDDGSHFDPHLDKYPTTTTSSTSATLRRRDQHSQTAAHSRPEDSATLKRNKKLGGFEKVKQLFGAGTVVANDKKDVERKSMSSSTSSSAGTQQTIKSKDKDKYMVKEEEMRSRYREYNSGNGVGSNNNKNNSKSIGVGTQTTHHTSTTTTTILQNDNMREPKAIDISMRRRLSTPKASPLLLKRTSSDKNRKESPLAKPEKTSWFKSLDRRAKSKSKEKLNTPTTAETSSLKRTKNSKHSTAQPQQPTKNLRFFGDTDLDSNPPTISKGTTNNKSRPLLNAALTRSQKYSQSAYNLDRIRGDSPQRQDYRHTLAGGTKTTTVSSSSRHKSTSMHNLDNQGNDEIDFRKRRHYSRSRELDDISESGSETEDQQKRPNGGLMASRTLSRDRLDRTQRYDENTYRRSNDRPTSSTPNGGDTSSGTQHQPRRTQPYLMGPPKPARSAERRAMSYSRERDRFPAESSGTEGESSLHSQRSVVYLHATTVGAIPQPYHLRRRSISRDDLRSNKTQSKTQPIQPMTRTVSRSVSMLAPWKPKLISEGYEINYSQEQNKTMSTLPRKPLQNANSSSTMTRPNKKSEPLHSRSRRHDYSKDDQSSLRNSSTTSASKSALSTNTRRKH
- the LOC111683229 gene encoding uncharacterized protein LOC111683229 isoform X4 encodes the protein MHSSQLPAQKLPLTKGQTVNGMVKRLSMERFSPPPTIMGPAFSYIRPNEGITYAQLELQDDIVPQRSTLTRRDYTQRVSPVREYRSPARDYRSASRDIFTPEREILHNNHHRRSEDQTDFIASHATGRNQYSPNYNTANGTTTIHIGGSFSPSPWQQLSPRNLSDEDEGLGLETRKYYEEELQNKRSKSPAEPPIVPKIRSITPPRENGFHTTERYMSPAREIPINNDDMGYRRARLESRILTRKYGDNNTLERNGYYPSRENSHERVLEDEPDNTAYHRRRYLSPEREIVRDSYEPRFHKPEATEILNKYSPERSHLDIIAPSLTQISTSTLPKTEKTSRYKHTKYYDDGHGHGVKEVYERETQFDNEGKPHVRESRHRERLDSFTGKPIREASPLMERHVLTDYEPKSLESQFTSTDQYRSSPENMKRYENLERGLTARQSSEDRWHSSLKRDKLQQRSFDKGDSGIENDFRKESFNGDIVTRWRKRTIADDIKSCENFLKKERRHCEHQRCDKYPTTTTSSTSATLRRRDQHSQTAAHSRPEDSATLKRNKKLGGFEKVKQLFGAGTVVANDKKDVERKSMSSSTSSSAGTQQTIKSKDKDKYMVKEEEMRSRYREYNSGNGVGSNNNKNNSKSIGVGTQTTHHTSTTTTTILQNDNMREPKAIDISMRRRLSTPKASPLLLKRTSSDKNRKESPLAKPEKTSWFKSLDRRAKSKSKEKLNTPTTAETSSLKRTKNSKHSTAQPQQPTKNLRFFGDTDLDSNPPTISKGTTNNKSRPLLNAALTRSQKYSQSAYNLDRIRGDSPQRQDYRHTLAGGTKTTTVSSSSRHKSTSMHNLDNQGNDEIDFRKRRHYSRSRELDDISESGSETEDQQKRPNGGLMASRTLSRDRLDRTQRYDENTYRRSNDRPTSSTPNGGDTSSGTQHQPRRTQPYLMGPPKPARSAERRAMSYSRERDRFPAESSGTEGESSLHSQRSVVYLHATTVGAIPQPYHLRRRSISRDDLRSNKTQSKTQPIQPMTRTVSRSVSMLAPWKPKLISEGYEINYSQEQNKTMSTLPRKPLQNANSSSTMTRPNKKSEPLHSRSRRHDYSKDDQSSLRNSSTTSASKSALSTNTRRKH